GCTCTTGATTGAATGAACACTGGGATAAGCAGCAGTCCACATACTATATTCAACAACTCTGGGCCGCTTTTTGGATAGGGACTATGCCGCTGTCCTCACCGACCATTGACTCCTTGAGGAGGTTCTCGGTACAGGAGGGCATGAGGCCTGATCCGATTGCTTTCAGATTTCTCGCCCTCGTGGCACTCACGACATTTCTGTTGAACCCGATGGCTGGAAGAGCAGAGGAGGAATCACCCTATGAGCGCATCGCCGCGCTCGCTCACGGTTCTCCCATGATAACCGTCGGCGAAGGCTTTTTTTTCATGGGAACTGCCAGGACCGACCAGGACCCGTACAGCCTTGATCTTCCTTACGATGACACCGAACAACCGCAGCGTCGCGTGTGGCTGGATCAGTTTGAGATCGATCGAGACGAGGTCAACCTTGGAGAATTTCTCCTGTGGTTGAACCGGCAGCAACGTTCCATTCCGGCAGAGATACGCAAACTGATCGACCACATGGTGACCGTCCATGCGGCGTCGCCGGACAGCCTCGCCCGTTGGCCGGCACTCTACGTCACCTGGACCGAGGCCTCGGACTTTTGCCGCGTGCAAGGCAAACGCCTCCCGACCGAAGCCGAGTGGGAAAAGGCCGCCCGGGGAGAGAAGGGTTATCTCTTTCCCTGGGGTCACAAACCTCCGGTCGTGGGGTTGGCTATGTTCGGACAGTACCATGTCCACGAAATACCTATCGTGGCTGCTGTTGAACAGGGCGAGGAGGGCCGCAGTCCCTACGGCCTGCATCACATGGCGGGGAATGCCGCCGAATGGGTCGAAGATTGGTTTGGGATCGATTACTATGCGACCATGCCCGATCGTAACCCACCTGGAGCAAAGCAAGGTCGTTATAAGGTGGTGCGGGGTGGATCGTGGAAGAGCGCCCCGCCGCTGCTGCGAACGGCGACGCGAAGCGGTGCTGCCCCGGAACAGCGAGCGGCGACCATCGGATTTCGCTGTGCCAAATCGATCCGGTAGCAGAGGATAGAGGTTTCTTGATGAAAACGCTGATGATTCGAGGATATCTTGTGTGTGCTCTAGCCGCGATGAGTCTCGCTCCATACCCTACGCCCGCTCTGGGCGCCATGGCGGAAACGAACGAGGGGACAAGCTGGAAGCTCTATACGAACGATCGCTTCGGGTTTTCTGTTCGTTATCCAGACAACTGGCGCCTTGGTAACCTGCTGCCCGGCGGAATCGGAGTGACACTGCTCCCGTCGACCGAGCACAGCCTGGTCGCCTTATCCGGCCACATGAATGTGGTCAGCGGCAGCAGCCGGGACGGACGACAGACACTTGAAGAATTCGCCGCGTCCCACCGGCGCGTCATTACGCAGCTCTACGACAAGAAGAAGATGGAGATCACCTGGCAAAAGGATGCGAACACCACTCTGGCTGGATTTCCGGCGAAGCGCCTGACCTTCACCTATCAAGACGACCGGCGCAATGCGATACTGGAGATCCATATTTTTTCATTGGGGCGCAACGAAGGGCGCGGCGTGCGGATTAAAATGCCCGCCGATCGCACAACCCAACTGATGCCGACGATCAGACGGATGCTGCAATCCTATAAGGCGGGAAGAGATCAGAATGCCGTGAGCCCGATCGTGCCGAAAGGGAAGGGTTGAGGCCAATGTACGAAATCTTCACTGATCGCCTTCTTTCCGGAATAGAAAGGAACTGATTTCGCCATGCTGCTCGTTGGCGGCTATGCCGCCAAACCAGGACCCGTCGCACTTCGCTGCCAAATGTAGTCGTACACCCGTCCAGCCACCGTCTCCGTTTCTTCTTCTGTGAACGGAGGCCGAGGCAACGCCTGCCAGAGGTTGTCGAGGATAAACACCTTCACTTCCGCTTGCGTCGTCGTGTTTTCCGTCCAGTTGCGCATGGGCTTGAGTAGTGATCGCAACGAGGCAAGTAACGCTTTGCTGGCCTGCTTGAGCCGTTCACGATCCGCCTTGCTGATGTGATCCCTAAGGAGCAAATCAAAGAGAGCAAGTTCCTCTTCGCTCAAGCCTTCCTCTGCCGCTAGCCGTTGTTCCGCATCAAGACTGTCTGCCAACGCAACCAGCTTGGCGAAGGTTTCTTCAACCGTAATGCGGTCTTTCTCTCGGTTATAGTCGGCGACGATCTCCTGATACTTCTTGTAGTAGTCCATCCGCGTCGGATTCCTGGCGAGCATCTGTGCGAGCTTCTTCTCGACCACGTCTCGAATGTCCTGAAGCGTGGCGTGCTTCCGCCGCACCTTCGCTGCGAATTCCACTCGTAGCTTCGCAAAGTCCACAAGACTGAGATCGACTGTCAGTCCCTCGGCATGATCGTCACCCGGAGCCTGGGCCCGGATCGCCTCGTTCACGATACGGTGCAGCTCCTTGAGGACCTCCGTCACATCAGCGGTGTCCCGCCGCTCATTCAGCTTCTTGTAGATAGCTTCGATGTTGTCATGGCGTTCCGCATAGGTGAAGACACTCGGCTCCATGAGAAGCGCTTTGAACCGGGCGAAGACTTGCCGGGCCATGATCTCGAAGCGCCGCTTCGCGTCATCGGACTGGTAGAGCGCGTCCACGGCATCCCGCAAGGCTTCGATCCGCATGAACCCTGTGGCTCCTTGCAGCCTGGCGGGGTCGAAGTTGAGCGCCTTGAGATGTTGCTCTGCCGCTTCATCGGCTTATCGATATAGAGCGTCGCCAGGCACTCCACGTCAAACCCGGTCAGCCACATGGCGCACACGATGGCAATCCTGAACGGGTGCTGCGGATCTTTGAAAGCGTCGTCCAGGCCGATCGCCTGCTCCTGAGCCGAAGCCGGCAAGTCGGTATTCAATCGCGTGATGGCCGCCCGGAGGTCGCGCATGAGCACGACGTCCCGCTCAGAAAGACGTCCCCGCGTGCCCTGTGACCCGAACGTCTCCTCGTTATAGGCATAGACGCTCTCCCACCCAAGCCGGTCGCGCAGGAACTCGGCAAAGGTCTGTTGAACCAAGCGATCTTCGCTGTGGATGTCGGTAATCACCGGCTACAGCTGTGCGAGTTAGAACAATGCCATGGTTAATGGCTCGAAATCTGGCGTAGCCATTGGCACATAGTTCTCAGGCCAGTGACCGTGCAATTCGACCAACAGGCGCTGCTTGGAAGGTGCCGGGATTGGATTGACCTGTACCACCTTTGCCTCGTAGTCGACAGGAGATTGGGCGATAGCTCGGACGAGATCGTAGACCAGGTATCGCGGCGCCCATCCAATCATATGGTAGTCCGGTGTTTGGATCTGCACGGCTAACTGACTGACGGGATTAGTCAGCTCGATCGCCACGGATAACGGGTCACCGGGGTTGAGGCAATCCAACCGCTCTTGCGCACTTAGACCGACATGCCGCCATCCATGGAGAAAGAATCGGCAGCGAAACGCTCCTCCTTCTCCGCGCTGGATTTTTGGGAACACTTCAAAACTATCCGTAGCCCGGTAGCCCCCATCCACCGAGAGAATCTCGAGTGGGTCTGCCTCTTCCGGCAGGTTCAGTAACCGAAGATATTCCAGGAAGTCGCGTTGCCCAGGCACGAGCACCCTGTTTTTGAACAGAGGGAACAGTTCGCCGGCTTGATAGGTTCGGCCGAAGTCAGGAAAGTCGTAGAGGGGTTCGAATCCGCTTTCGTGGCTGGCACGCTCGGCGCCCTTGATATAACGGAAGCGATACAGTGACTCAGGTTGCCACACATCCAAACGGCCGACAGGAAACCACTGTCGGGTTCGCGCCTTGTCCTGCCAGGCAAGAAACAATGTCCTTTCGCTCATGGTGTCACCTTTCGGAGTTCTCTGATACCGTACCACATCACCTCGACGGCGAACGCTCGCGCGGGCTCAGTCATCCAGCCGTCAGGAACATCGCCGACCACCTGTTCAAGGGTAGCCTGTTCGATGCCGTGAGCGCGTAGCAGTGCTGAGGAAAACAAGTCTGGATGTAACGGCGTAGCCCGGCGGACTAACTCCACAGGACTCAGCCCATGCGGATCAGTCGACGTCCAGTAGACTGCCCCCGATCCCTTCTCCACATAGCTTCCCACACGATGCTCGCGTAAAACTCGTTCACGAACCTTGCCCATCCCCTCATCCAATAATTCTCTTCCCAGCGAGGAAGCATGGTCAAAAGTCGGCGCCATCAGGCCCGTCCAGCCCGCGCTCGGCTGTTCGGCAATAATGCCCCAGTTCTCATGATGCCGGTCAGTATTGCCGATGATCGCATCCAAAACCAGATACGCAGCAAACTGCGCTTTCGCTTGGGAGGCGCCGTCGGGAGACGCAAACGTCCGGTCAAGAGCCAGAAAGATATTCTCCAACGTATGGTCCGCCTGCTTGAACCGTTTGTCGGGGTTGTAACCCAGCACCTGTCCGGCAAGGATTTGATTCCCGTGAAACAGGTTCTGACCACGCCGTATGAACGACTCCGTGGTCGACCCGCGCGTACCGGAAAACACCGCGAGTTCCACTCGAGCATGTGGAATGTTCAAACAGGCGGCAAGCGCCGCAGCAATCTTCTCAGCCCAATGCTGGCCCGTGTTGGGCTGTGGGTACTTGAACAGCCACTCAGCCGCCTCCTGATCCCCCCGGTACCAGAATTTTTCCTTGCTGCCAAGAGCTTCTGCTTCTAGGGCGTGTCCTCAATTAGTTTGGAGGATTCACAATAGCTTAGGTCTGTGATTCACTCTTCATAAGCCAGGGGAGGGGCTTATGGATGGGGCAACGGCGTTATGGATTGCGGGACGATCAGTGGAAGCGGATCGAAGGATGGCTGCCGGGGCGCGACGATACGGTTGGCGTGACGGCGAAGGACAACCGGTTGTTCGTGGCGGCGGTTTTATACCGTTACCGGGCGGGGATTCCCTGGCGGGATTTGCCGGAACGGTTTGGCCCGTGGAAGGCTGTGCACACACGCTTCACGCGCTGGTGCGAGCGCGGCGTTTGGGAAAATGTGTTCAAGCATCTGGCCGCTGATGCCGACAATGAATACGCGATGATCGACTCCACAATCGTGCGTGCCCATCAGCACGCGGCGGGGGCGCGTAAAAAGGGGGGCAGGAGACCAAAGACGTCCGCGAACAAGAAGCGATCGGGCGCAGCAAGGGCGGACTGACCACCAACATCCACGCCACATGCGACGCGTTGGGCAATCCCACGGGTGTTCACCTCACGCCCGGTCACGCGCACGATCTGCAAGGGGCCGATGTTCTCCTGCCGGGGGTTCTTGAAAAAATCGAAGCCTTGCTTGCGGATAAAGCCTTCGATGCGAGCGAGCGCGTTCTGGACCTTCTGAAGCAGGCGGGCGTTGAGAGTGTCATCCCGCCAAAATCCAGCCGCATGGAACAGCGGGAATACGACAAAGAACTCTATAAAACGCGCCACCTGATAGAACATTTCTTTGCCAAACTCAAGCACGATCGCGCCATCGCGACGCGCTCCGACAAAACCGCCAGAAATTTCCTCGGCGCAATCTATCTCGCCGCCTCCGTCATCTGGCTCAATTGAGGACACGCCCTAGTACCCATTCCGGACGGACCTCGAAGATGGGATAAGCCCTGTCAGGCATGATACCTCATCAGTGACGGCAGTATCTGAATTTGTCTACCCTCCGTCGTCGGGAACGATATGATTTCCCCGAACAACGGCGGCTCTCCGGGCTCCTAAAGCACCGGTAGCTTAGGTGCGCGCATTGTCTACCACCCCCAGCGACGGATCACAGTTCCGCGCTTCGGAGCGATCGGAACCCACGGGATCAGGCT
This genomic window from Nitrospira sp. contains:
- a CDS encoding SUMF1/EgtB/PvdO family nonheme iron enzyme — protein: MRPDPIAFRFLALVALTTFLLNPMAGRAEEESPYERIAALAHGSPMITVGEGFFFMGTARTDQDPYSLDLPYDDTEQPQRRVWLDQFEIDRDEVNLGEFLLWLNRQQRSIPAEIRKLIDHMVTVHAASPDSLARWPALYVTWTEASDFCRVQGKRLPTEAEWEKAARGEKGYLFPWGHKPPVVGLAMFGQYHVHEIPIVAAVEQGEEGRSPYGLHHMAGNAAEWVEDWFGIDYYATMPDRNPPGAKQGRYKVVRGGSWKSAPPLLRTATRSGAAPEQRAATIGFRCAKSIR